The Xanthomonas rydalmerensis genomic interval GCACTGGTTGAGTGCGTGGCGCCAGCAAACCGCTGCGTTCGCCATGCACGACGTTATCGCGTAGGAGCGGCTTCAGCCGCGACAGGGGGCGTTCCCGGGAAAGCCCGTCGCGGCTGAAGCCGCTCCTACGGAGGTACCAGTGGCGCTTGTAGCGGCTCGGGTCAGTCGAGCCGGGAGAAGCCGAACAGCTGTTTGAGCGGATGCGCATGCCGCTCGATCTGCGCGCGCAGCAGGCCGGCGCCGATCATGCTGTAGGTGATGCCGTTGCCGCCGTAGGCCATCGCAAACTGTACGCGCGGGCCGTGCTGCGGGTGCGGGCCGAAGAACGGCAGGCCGTCCTCGGTCTCGGCGAAGGTGCCGGCCCAGGCGAAGGTCGGCTGCAGCTCCAGCCCCGGCATCACCTTGGCGATCTTGCGCGACAGCGTGCGCGCCTTGCTGTCGACGCGCGCGTCGCGGCGCGCCGGCACATCCACGCTGTCGTCCTCACCGCCGGCAACGATGCGGCCATTGCCGGTGCTGCGCAGGTACAGATACGGTCGCGCGCTTTCCCAGACCATGGTGTCGCGCAGCGGGCCGAGCAGGGACGGTTCCAGCGGGTCGCTGACGAAGGCGTAGCTGCTGCGGTTGCGCGCCACACGCTGGTCAAGCCATTGCTGGTTGGCGTAGCCGGCGGCCATCACCACGTGGCCGGCGCGCACCTGCGCACCCTGGTCGGTCTGCAGGGTCACGCCGCGGCCATTGACCTGGATCCGTGCGATGCGGGTGCGGTCGTAGACGCCAACCCCGCGCCGGAAGGCGCGGCCGAGCAGGCGATAAGTGAGGCGGTACGGATCCACTCGCGCGGCCTGGTGACTGAGGATCGCGCCGTGCGCCTGGATGCCGTAGTCGGCGTCCAGGGTCTGTGCGTCCAGCCATGCCACGTCCAGGCCGTGCCGCGCACGCACCTCCAGCTCTTCCTGCAGCACCCGCACGTGCCGGCGCTTGCTGGCGTAGTACAGGCTGTCGTTCCAGCCGAAGTCGACATCGCGCAGCGGCCGCACCAGGTCGCGCAATTGCTCCAACGCCTGCGCGCAGGCGCCATAGGCGAGGGCGCCGGCCGGTTCGCCATAGCGCTTGGCCAGGTCGATCAGGTGGGTGTCGATCTCGTATTGCAGCAGCGCGGTGCTGGCCGCGGTGCTGCCCCAGCCGATGTCGCGCTGTTCCAGGACGGTCACCGTGTGTCCGTGCGCGCTCAGTTCCTCGGCGATCAGGGCACCGGTGATGCCGCCGCCGACGATGGCGACATCGCAGCGCACGTCGTCGCGCAATTGCGGAAAACTCTGCATGAGGCCGTTGCGCACCGACCAGAAGGGATAACCGCTCTTGAGATCCATGGCGCCCCGACGCAGAAAGGATGTGCGACTTACGCGCAGGCCCGGTTAAGCCCGCGTGAGGCGGGGCGGACGTCATTTTCGGGCAAACAGCCGCGATTAACCTCGGTGCAGAAGTCCCTCACATGGCGCTGTGTATGGTGCGCGCCAGTTCCACGAATTCCCTGTAGAGGAAGCGTCATGTCGGTCGTTCTGTACATCGGTGGCAGCAAGGACGGAGAGAAGGGCGTGATGCCCTACGGTTTCCGCAAGTCCATGAAGGAAACCGAGGCAGGCCCGGAAATCTACGTCGAGCGCGTGCTGGCGTTGAGCGACCGGCAGGTGCGGATCATGGCGCTGGAGTCGCTGCAGGACGATATCGTGGTAGAACGCCTGCACAGGTATTATTCGCGTTGACGCCGGCGTGCGAACCCCGGTGTGGCCGCCCGTCTAGCCGGGCCAGCGACGGTTCGCATCGACCTGCCATCGACCATGCCCGCACCAGAAATCAGCAACTGCCCGGCGCCGCACACCACCGTCGACCCTGACGCTCCCACCGACATGTCCAACCAGCGCAGCGATATCTTCTTCGCTGCCGTGCAGACCACGCGCATGCCCATGATCGTCACCGATCCGCGGCAGCCGGACAACCCGATCATCTTCGTCAATCGCGCGTTCCTGGAGATGACCGGGTATGGCAGCGATGAGCTGATCGGCAACAACTGCCGTTTCCTGCAGGGACCGGACACCGACCGGGAAACGGTGCGCAGCATCCGCGATGCGATCACCTCGAGCGACGAAGTGGCGGTGGAGATCCTCAACTACCGCAAGGACGGTTCAAGCTTCTGGAACGCGCTGTACATCTCTCCGGTCTACGACGACCGCGGCGAGCTGGTGTACTTCTTCGGTTCGCAGCTGGACGTCAGCCGTCGCCGCGACGCCGAGGATGCGCTGCGCCAGGCGCAGAAGATGGAAGCGCTGGGTCAGCTCACCGGCGGTATCGCCCACGACTTCAACAACCTGCTGCAGGTCATGTCCGGGTACCTGGAACTGATCGAGCATGCGGTCGAGAGCGATCCGCTGAATCCGCTGCTGCTGCGCAAGAGCGTGGACCGCGCGCGCGATGCCGCCGGCCAGGCCGCGCGCCTGACCCAGCAGTTGTTGGCGTTCGCGCGCAAGCAGAA includes:
- a CDS encoding FAD-binding oxidoreductase, translating into MDLKSGYPFWSVRNGLMQSFPQLRDDVRCDVAIVGGGITGALIAEELSAHGHTVTVLEQRDIGWGSTAASTALLQYEIDTHLIDLAKRYGEPAGALAYGACAQALEQLRDLVRPLRDVDFGWNDSLYYASKRRHVRVLQEELEVRARHGLDVAWLDAQTLDADYGIQAHGAILSHQAARVDPYRLTYRLLGRAFRRGVGVYDRTRIARIQVNGRGVTLQTDQGAQVRAGHVVMAAGYANQQWLDQRVARNRSSYAFVSDPLEPSLLGPLRDTMVWESARPYLYLRSTGNGRIVAGGEDDSVDVPARRDARVDSKARTLSRKIAKVMPGLELQPTFAWAGTFAETEDGLPFFGPHPQHGPRVQFAMAYGGNGITYSMIGAGLLRAQIERHAHPLKQLFGFSRLD